Sequence from the Candidatus Desulfofervidus auxilii genome:
TTACCAAGCTCTTTAGTATTTTCTTTGAATAAAGATTTAGATGATTTAAGGGACAAACGTATTTTAGATTTTGATCCTATAAAAGTAATTAAAGTTAATATTAAAACTAGTGAAAAAAATATTCTTTTAGAAAAGGAAAACAATCAATGGTATTTAAAAATGCCATTTAAAGCAAAGGCTGATAAGGATGAAGTAGAAGATGTGCTTTATCGCTTACAAACAGAAAGAGCAAAAGGATTTGAGGAAAAAATAAAAATTAAGTCAGAATTGGAAATTGAAATTTCAGAAAAAGAAAAGAATCATTGGTTAAAACTTTTTAAAGAAAAAGATAAAATTTTAGCTAAAAGCAGTTATAGACCTGTAGTTATGATTTTAAGAAAAGAATTATGGGATGAGCTTACAAAAACACCAGAGACTTTCAAAGATAGACATTTCATTAAATTTGATCAGGAAAAAGTTAAAAAAGTAGAAATTGTTTATGCAGGGAAAAAATTAAAGGCAATAAAAAAAGAAAATAAATGGGCTATTGAGCCAAAAAAAATGGCAGAAGATTATGAAATTGATTTTTTGATTAGTGATTTATTGAATTTAAAATATCTTCCAAAAAAAATTGAAAAGCCAAAAGAATTTCCCTTATCAAAAGCTGAAGTTAAACTTTGGGATAATAAAAAAATAATACTTTCACTTAAATGTTTTGAAGATAAGGCATGTATTTGGGTGGAATATAAAGATAAATTTTATGCTGTTGATAAAAAATTTCTTGAAAGCTTTCCTCATAAAATGAGAGAGGGATAATTGCTTTCATAAAAAAATAGAGCTAAAATAAAATTTTCTAATTAAATAAGGAGGTGGTGTTATGGCACGAGTTACAATAGAAGATTGCTTAAAACAAGTGGACAATCGCTTTGCCCTTGTTCACATGGCTGTAAAAAGGGTATTACAATTGAGGGAAGGGGCAAAGCCACTTATAGAATGTAATAATAAAGAGATTGTTGTTGCACTTAGAGAGATTGCTGCAGGCAAGGTGATTAAAAAAGAAAAAAATGAGTAAAAAAATATTTTCTTGTTTAAAAAAAAGAGATTATTTAAATGCTAAAGTATTTGATCGAGAAGAATGTGTTAGATATGGAGAATGGTTTAAATCACAAGGTTTTTTAAGTGATGCTATAGATTTTTTTGCTAAAGCAGAAGCTAAGGAAAAATTAAAAGAGCTTATTCCTCAAATTATTTCAGAAGGTGATGTATTTTTGTTTAAAAAGATTT
This genomic interval carries:
- a CDS encoding DUF4340 domain-containing protein; this translates as MSWRKLALYAFFLLMMIIFYQYQKARLAKIKERQEKEKQICKLKTEDVFSIKLKNKYGNFEIKKENERWRLKQPVDDWADKFTIQGILDTITKAKAERTITPVPDKLLPYGLDKPRIEINLMAKKASFNLFLGSDTPDATKVYALTSKKKAIYLLPSSLVFSLNKDLDDLRDKRILDFDPIKVIKVNIKTSEKNILLEKENNQWYLKMPFKAKADKDEVEDVLYRLQTERAKGFEEKIKIKSELEIEISEKEKNHWLKLFKEKDKILAKSSYRPVVMILRKELWDELTKTPETFKDRHFIKFDQEKVKKVEIVYAGKKLKAIKKENKWAIEPKKMAEDYEIDFLISDLLNLKYLPKKIEKPKEFPLSKAEVKLWDNKKIILSLKCFEDKACIWVEYKDKFYAVDKKFLESFPHKMREG
- the rpoZ gene encoding DNA-directed RNA polymerase subunit omega, translating into MARVTIEDCLKQVDNRFALVHMAVKRVLQLREGAKPLIECNNKEIVVALREIAAGKVIKKEKNE